Proteins encoded within one genomic window of Halalkalibacillus sediminis:
- a CDS encoding hydrogenase maturation protease produces the protein MEKTIVVGIGNKLMMDDGVGIYVVEELAEKNEDSQVQYMIGESDVDYCLSKIQGATKVIIVDAVYNNKRVGEVSVIPIKELSEQKSLDISPHNTHLFHALYQHELISGYLLAVEPFSIQFQIGLSNELKKLWTQIQTDVENKITELLIDPKSV, from the coding sequence ATGGAAAAAACAATTGTTGTGGGTATTGGAAACAAGTTGATGATGGATGATGGAGTGGGAATTTACGTTGTAGAAGAGCTTGCCGAAAAAAATGAGGATTCTCAGGTGCAATATATGATTGGAGAATCGGACGTGGATTACTGTCTCTCAAAAATTCAAGGTGCGACTAAGGTTATCATTGTGGATGCAGTTTATAATAACAAGAGGGTCGGTGAAGTGAGTGTGATTCCTATAAAAGAACTATCAGAGCAAAAGAGTTTGGACATCTCGCCTCATAATACCCATTTGTTTCATGCTCTTTATCAACATGAATTGATTAGTGGTTACTTATTGGCAGTCGAACCATTTTCCATACAATTTCAAATTGGGCTAAGCAATGAATTAAAAAAACTTTGGACACAGATTCAAACTGATGTAGAAAATAAAATAACAGAATTATTAATTGATCCCAAGAGTGTCTGA